A stretch of the Methanomassiliicoccales archaeon genome encodes the following:
- the twy1 gene encoding 4-demethylwyosine synthase TYW1 produces the protein MNNPPKISQHGSVAFLNIENISCMKKMRSELFAILEKQQYKVYHWHAAVKLCHWVKESLLRNRFCYKQEFYGIKSHRCLQMTPVVNMCTQNCLFCWRVQGFESLPDSWCEPEEMLDALIEQQKYLVSGFKGDKRCEINRWKEAREPKHVAISLAGEPTLYPFLSEFIEVCHRRGLTTFLVTNGTKPEVLEELDPLPTQLYVTVAAPNEDIYRRLCVPKIPDGWERLMATLELLPSLNTRTVIRHTLVQDWNLGWEEEYARLDEIADPMFIEPKGYMFVGQSRQRMSLTNMPSHASIRDFGTRLGNLLGLEILMEKEDSRVVLLGEKGRETRIPGIE, from the coding sequence ATGAACAATCCACCGAAGATCAGCCAACACGGCAGCGTAGCCTTTTTGAATATTGAGAACATCAGTTGCATGAAGAAAATGAGATCAGAACTTTTCGCGATCCTCGAAAAGCAGCAGTACAAGGTGTACCACTGGCATGCTGCTGTAAAACTATGCCATTGGGTGAAAGAGAGTTTATTGCGTAATAGATTTTGTTATAAGCAGGAATTCTATGGAATTAAATCTCACCGGTGTCTACAGATGACACCAGTCGTAAACATGTGCACCCAAAACTGTCTTTTTTGCTGGCGGGTTCAGGGTTTCGAATCACTTCCAGATTCATGGTGTGAACCAGAAGAAATGCTTGACGCCTTGATTGAACAACAGAAATATCTCGTATCTGGATTCAAAGGGGACAAGAGGTGTGAAATCAATCGGTGGAAGGAAGCACGGGAACCTAAACACGTCGCAATCTCCCTTGCTGGTGAGCCTACGCTGTATCCTTTCCTCAGTGAATTCATCGAGGTGTGTCATAGGAGGGGACTAACGACTTTTCTCGTCACAAATGGGACAAAACCGGAAGTTCTTGAGGAACTGGATCCTTTACCGACACAGCTCTATGTCACCGTCGCCGCACCAAATGAAGATATCTACAGGAGGCTCTGCGTTCCAAAGATTCCCGATGGGTGGGAGCGGCTCATGGCGACACTTGAATTGCTCCCGTCATTAAACACACGAACAGTCATTCGCCACACACTCGTCCAGGATTGGAATCTGGGATGGGAGGAAGAATACGCAAGACTCGATGAGATTGCCGATCCAATGTTCATCGAGCCAAAAGGGTACATGTTCGTCGGGCAATCAAGGCAAAGAATGAGCCTCACCAACATGCCATCCCATGCATCTATAAGGGACTTCGGGACAAGACTAGGAAACCTGCTTGGTCTTGAAATCCTCATGGAGAAAGAAGATAGTAGAGTTGTTTTACTAGGAGAAAAGGGAAGAGAGACCAGAATTCCCGGAATCGAATAA
- a CDS encoding beta-CASP ribonuclease aCPSF1: MSMDKILEEIREQVRKIVPPEINITSVDLEGPVVVVYTRDMETFASNNEIVKQLAQALRRRVAIRPDPTMLADPESVEQKIRQIIPPEAQVTDIYFEHDTGEVTIEAGAPGLVIGKHGALLNEIKKEVGWAPKVVRAPPIPSKTVSEIRYYLRHIHDQRREFLKKVGRRLMRTRIEGDTWIRITALGGFREVGRSAILLSTKESKILIDCGVDVSDPNNGSPYFNVPEIQPLESIDCVVITHAHLDHCGLLPALYKYGYDGPVYCTPPTRDLMSLLQLDYIKVSFGEGKKSPYDSSHIRDVVAHCIPLKYGETTDIAPDVRLTFQNAGHILGSAVSHFHIGDGLYNIAFTGDMKFERTWLFNATVNKFPRLETLVIESTYGGHHDMQPSRAEAANQLKGIVERTLSKGGKVLIPVFAVGRSQEVMLVLEELMRTSKVPTVPVYLDGMIWEATAIHTAYPEYLNSQLRTQIFQMGQNPFLSDIFKRVDSNEMREKISHDPDPCIVLATGGMMNGGPVIEYFKAWADDPKSSLVFVGYQAEGTLGRKIQKGWTDLTLTERGKPINLQLKMAVETVDGFSGHSDRRQLINYISSLEPKPERIIICHGEEHKCIDLASALYKKFNVETRAPMNLETVRLK; encoded by the coding sequence ATGAGCATGGACAAAATACTTGAGGAAATAAGAGAGCAGGTCAGGAAGATTGTTCCCCCAGAGATTAATATTACCTCAGTCGACCTTGAGGGACCTGTTGTCGTTGTTTACACGAGGGATATGGAGACCTTCGCATCGAATAACGAAATAGTGAAACAGCTCGCTCAAGCGCTGCGCAGAAGGGTCGCTATTAGGCCTGATCCCACGATGTTGGCAGATCCAGAGAGTGTGGAACAGAAAATTCGTCAGATCATCCCTCCGGAAGCGCAGGTGACAGATATCTATTTTGAACATGATACAGGTGAAGTCACCATAGAAGCGGGTGCACCAGGTCTCGTCATTGGAAAACACGGTGCATTACTTAATGAGATAAAGAAAGAAGTTGGTTGGGCGCCAAAGGTCGTCAGGGCTCCGCCAATCCCATCAAAAACTGTTTCCGAAATACGTTATTACCTTCGCCATATCCATGATCAGCGAAGAGAATTTCTCAAGAAAGTTGGAAGACGGCTGATGAGGACCCGCATTGAAGGAGATACATGGATCCGAATTACTGCGTTGGGTGGGTTCAGAGAAGTCGGAAGGAGCGCAATCTTGCTCTCTACAAAGGAAAGTAAGATTCTCATTGATTGTGGTGTTGATGTCTCAGATCCGAACAACGGTTCTCCGTATTTTAACGTTCCAGAAATTCAGCCATTGGAATCAATTGATTGTGTGGTGATTACGCATGCCCACTTGGATCACTGCGGCTTGCTGCCAGCACTCTACAAGTATGGTTACGACGGTCCAGTTTATTGCACCCCACCTACAAGGGATTTGATGTCGCTTCTACAACTCGATTACATTAAAGTCTCATTTGGGGAAGGGAAAAAGAGCCCCTATGATTCCTCTCACATCCGTGATGTCGTTGCACACTGCATTCCTCTGAAATATGGTGAAACGACTGATATCGCACCAGATGTCAGGTTAACATTCCAAAATGCTGGACATATCCTTGGATCCGCGGTTTCACACTTCCACATTGGTGATGGATTGTACAATATTGCCTTTACTGGCGATATGAAGTTTGAACGTACATGGCTGTTTAACGCGACCGTAAACAAATTCCCGAGACTCGAAACCTTAGTCATCGAATCGACATACGGAGGCCACCATGACATGCAGCCATCTAGAGCGGAGGCTGCTAATCAGCTGAAAGGAATCGTTGAGCGCACATTATCTAAAGGTGGTAAAGTTCTCATTCCTGTCTTTGCTGTCGGTCGTTCTCAGGAAGTTATGCTTGTATTGGAGGAACTAATGAGGACTTCGAAGGTTCCAACTGTACCGGTCTATCTTGATGGAATGATATGGGAAGCGACCGCCATACATACGGCGTATCCCGAGTATCTCAACAGCCAACTACGTACACAGATATTCCAAATGGGTCAGAATCCGTTCCTCTCAGATATCTTCAAGCGGGTTGACAGCAACGAGATGCGGGAAAAGATCAGTCATGATCCAGATCCGTGCATCGTGCTCGCAACAGGAGGTATGATGAATGGTGGTCCAGTCATTGAGTATTTCAAAGCATGGGCCGATGACCCAAAGAGTTCATTGGTCTTTGTAGGTTACCAAGCGGAGGGCACCCTAGGGAGAAAGATTCAGAAAGGATGGACAGACCTGACTTTGACAGAGAGGGGCAAGCCGATTAATCTCCAACTGAAGATGGCCGTTGAAACTGTTGATGGCTTCTCTGGACACTCTGATCGAAGGCAGCTGATCAATTATATCTCTTCATTAGAACCCAAGCCTGAGAGGATTATCATATGCCATGGTGAAGAACACAAGTGCATTGATCTAGCAAGTGCACTCTATAAGAAGTTCAACGTTGAGACGAGAGCTCCGATGAACCTGGAAACAGTTAGGTTGAAATGA
- the psmB gene encoding archaeal proteasome endopeptidase complex subunit beta, whose translation MENEQLKKGTTTIGIVNAEGVVLASEHRATMGNMIAHKEVQKVFKIDDNLGLTVAGLVGDAQLLARFLRAEVELYKLKRGIPISVKSAATLLSNILRSGGGIAGYYYVGLIIGGIDRTGGHVFGIDAAGGSIRDDYVSVGSGSPFAYGVLEDYYRKNLSMSESIDLAIRALNAAMKRDSASGDGMTIVTIGKDGYKEVPAEEVKDRMKRMGIEA comes from the coding sequence ATGGAAAATGAGCAACTTAAGAAAGGTACAACGACTATTGGAATCGTTAACGCCGAAGGAGTCGTGTTGGCGTCTGAACACAGAGCGACGATGGGCAATATGATCGCTCATAAGGAAGTTCAAAAAGTTTTCAAGATTGATGATAATTTAGGTCTAACGGTCGCTGGTCTCGTCGGTGACGCTCAGCTATTGGCGAGATTCCTCCGTGCAGAGGTTGAACTCTATAAGCTGAAGAGGGGTATTCCAATATCTGTGAAGTCCGCAGCAACGCTTCTTTCAAATATACTGAGGAGTGGTGGAGGCATCGCTGGTTATTATTACGTTGGCTTGATTATTGGCGGCATCGATAGGACAGGCGGACATGTGTTCGGGATCGACGCTGCGGGTGGCTCGATCAGGGATGATTATGTCTCCGTTGGATCAGGATCTCCTTTTGCTTATGGGGTTCTTGAGGATTATTATCGAAAAAACCTTTCGATGAGTGAGTCGATCGATCTCGCAATCAGGGCGCTCAATGCAGCGATGAAGCGTGACTCGGCGAGTGGCGATGGTATGACGATCGTTACCATCGGAAAAGACGGATACAAAGAAGTGCCCGCCGAGGAAGTGAAGGACCGGATGAAACGGATGGGGATCGAGGCCTGA
- a CDS encoding DUF2085 domain-containing protein: MNAKRIEIVVLILFSLWFLLILISPFLVQRNTVNDLSGLVGQIDNSEAIEKMNALPRIIYTIGDIYCHQKSDRSFFMNGNQMPFCARDVGIFSGLIFGMLIVLLAPKIRISAITFVLMFIPLVIDGTLQLFTSYESTNPVRVFTGILAGIAVAMLLSLLIRELFPDWGKNETKLSEDH, translated from the coding sequence TTGAACGCAAAGAGAATCGAAATTGTCGTTCTCATCCTATTCTCACTTTGGTTTCTTCTCATACTTATCTCACCATTTCTTGTACAGAGAAATACTGTTAATGATCTGAGCGGACTTGTCGGCCAGATTGATAACTCCGAAGCCATTGAAAAGATGAACGCTCTGCCGCGAATCATATACACAATTGGTGATATTTACTGCCATCAGAAATCAGATCGATCCTTTTTTATGAATGGGAATCAGATGCCCTTTTGTGCAAGAGATGTCGGGATCTTTTCCGGTCTCATTTTTGGGATGCTTATCGTCCTCTTGGCCCCAAAGATAAGAATCAGCGCTATCACTTTTGTTCTGATGTTCATTCCGCTTGTGATTGACGGCACGTTACAACTTTTCACATCCTATGAATCAACGAACCCGGTGCGGGTTTTCACAGGGATCTTGGCAGGAATCGCTGTCGCCATGCTTTTGTCATTGTTGATTCGAGAGCTATTTCCCGATTGGGGAAAAAATGAAACGAAATTGAGCGAAGACCATTAG
- a CDS encoding formylmethanofuran dehydrogenase subunit E family protein, which produces MIKKSNYSGSMIELPEELRILKRFHGHLGPYVVVGYKMGRIGRQKVNGKISAVVHTGTKRPLSCIIDGIQFSSSCTLGKGNILVVDDRKARATFTGSGMAIDIVLRDEVKNLIESTMSPDTEEEIAVDLFYKDDNELFIVREIEPTRSE; this is translated from the coding sequence TTGATAAAGAAGAGTAATTACTCAGGTTCAATGATCGAACTTCCAGAGGAGCTGCGGATCCTAAAAAGATTTCACGGACATCTGGGGCCTTATGTCGTAGTAGGATATAAGATGGGTAGGATTGGTCGACAAAAGGTCAATGGGAAGATCTCGGCTGTTGTTCATACTGGTACAAAAAGGCCGCTCTCGTGCATTATTGATGGGATCCAGTTCTCATCCTCTTGTACCCTCGGAAAGGGGAATATTTTGGTCGTCGATGACAGAAAAGCACGTGCCACATTCACAGGATCTGGCATGGCCATCGATATTGTACTACGCGACGAGGTCAAGAATCTAATTGAGTCCACGATGTCACCAGACACGGAGGAGGAAATTGCCGTTGACCTTTTCTACAAAGATGATAACGAACTATTCATTGTCAGAGAAATCGAGCCAACCAGATCCGAGTGA